The window GTTACTCTTTTGTGGCTTTCAATCCTTGTGTTGGTCCCGTTTGATATTTCTTCTGTTGATACAAGCATTGCCAACGACAAGAGCTTTGGTGTGGACGACCTTGCTCCTCTGGTATTGAAGATTTTGGGTTTCTGTAAGGACTATCTGTGCACTGCTGGCCCTATGCGCAGGATTTCGGGGTTGCTCCTCTCTAAGCTTTTAACGCGTCCGGATATGCGAAAGGCATTTGCAACGTCTGATTCTATCACCATGCATAGCTtcagttttgagttttgtttatgtgtttgttctGGTCTGAACACTTGACTTCATCAACAAGATTGTTCCGGATTACTCAAATCAACTACTTTTCTTTGTTGCCTTGTGTCATttctgtttcagtttttttgagTGGACACATGAAGTTTTATCTTCTGAGGGAGATAGTTTTGTGAACAACTTTTGCTTGCTTGGTGTGATGGAGGCTCTGGCTGccatttttaaggtttttcttttttcctttaacCTGGAGATATTCACTATGTTTTCAATAATGGTCCATATACCACATGTTAAACATAGATATAGATGCTAGTAATGTAAATATCCGATttaatttgcatgtttttattttgtagggAATATAGATGGTTTTGATTACTTAAGTTTTCGTATTTTGATCTGGGTTTATATGTCTTAACATTGGCAGACTGCTAGCCGAGAAGTGTTGCTTGAAGCCCTTCCTGTCGTTTTGAAAGATGTGACTATGCTAAGCAAATCAAATGCAGCAACTAGAAGTCCTCTGCTTCGCAAGTATCTGATCAAGTTAACTCAGAGGATAGGGCTTGTTTGTCTTTCTCATCGCTCACCTTCCTGGCTCTATGTGGTAAAGACCTTCTAGCATGTATAAACACCCTTCGTGGgctttaatattttcaaatttctgaCTATGCCCGTAAAATTGTCATAATCTCATTCTCAAGTTAGTCATCTGAAACTTGTTTGGAACTACCGTGCAGGCTCACACCGCCTCCCTTTATGAGAATATATCTACGAGTTCGACCCAAACGTTGGTGCCGCCTGATCATGTTGTCGCTGCCGTCTCGCAACCAGAAAGTGCGAATGACCAAGAGGATGAATATATGGATGTTCCTGAAATCTTAGAACAGATAATTGAAATGCTACTCTCTGGTTTGACAGACACGGTACGTTTAGTGGGTGAGATTCTACTGTTAGGCTGATAACTACAGGTGGTTACATCTCAACTTATACAAGTAAATGACAACATGATAATCTGAGTAAAAGTATGATGCATGTACTAAGGTATAGACTGGAGTGACAGTTAACACTTAAaacagatatttttttcttggatgctatatatatttgatgGCTTAGCTGCCAACCAGAATATTTCACATGTTACCAGTATTTACAAgcattttccttttatatgtttttctattttctgaATTGTGTAGGACACCGTGGTTCGTTGGTCTGCTGCAAAGGGTATAGGTCGTNCTGTTTATGAGGCTTGGCTCACTCTAGAAATTGTCAGTCAAATGAACGTATGTAATAGTAGATAGTAGTTTGTTTTGGGAGCTGTtcgatttattattttcatctgTATTGTAGATGGACAAATACCAAGAGTAATTTATTTAATTCGCTAGCGTTGAAATCCAGGCTGTGGTTCCCTAAACCTGAAACAAAAAGGCCACACTGTTCTcattatccaaaaatataaatactacaCATAACCTTATAAAATGACGaataatagaacaaaaatgttaCTCTCCAAAATTGATAAAGaataaatagaacaaaaaaaagaacaaatattataattcgtctttttttattttaaaataaataaaaattatgtttattaataatagttCAATcttataatacaataatattcatattttttcacaGTATATTGTTTGATACAAAATTTCATGTAAAATTAATCTGAaagcttaattttaaaattgtatgaatagtaaaataatttttaaaaatatttatatcgtaaataaaaactaaataatattttaatttattcttaaaattttattgtaagtTAATATTAACTATCAATATTTACTAtgatgtatttaaaatttaattcatatatttatttttaaattaaatgtaaaatttattttatatatattaaaagtagtatttttattgattgattgatttaatatttaatataattaaaaaaatattattattgtttggttaccaATTATTgtaaaacagatatatatttttctgtaatGACCCGACGATAAGTCTTCTAATGGCGGCTTTAGATCCGTGTTTGGGTTTTTGAGTGAGATCTATCTTTTGCTCATTGTATCTattaaattttttcattttgaaaaaGCTATTGAGATCTCTGACTGTGGGTTTTGATTTGGTGATGCTATTGAATCTCTGTTTAAGTTCTTATCGCTGTGACTGATTGCCTTTTCCAAACGCTTTTCacaagttgttgttgttggttggttggttttcGGTTTATTCTTTTCATCCTGGTTTCGCAGGCAAAGTCTTCACCTTGGTAGACCCAGCCagttgttcttcatcttcttctttcagtttCAAGAGGAACCAGTAATTTATTCAATTCGCTAGCGTTTCTCTATTCCAGTTTATACACTGAGAGAGTAATGGCAGCTAGAGAAGAGGAAAGTTTGGTGGTTGTGAATGGAGAAGAGGACATTCATGATTCCAGGGAAAAGTTTCTACTTAGATACTTTTTGCAAGAATGGGAGATTGTTAAATCCCTTGTTGATGATATTGTTGCAAATGGCCGTGTCGTTGATCCTTCTTCTGTTCACAACATCCGCTCCATTGTAAGCTtgcttcttactcttttttagcttcatcttcttcttcttcttgtgtgccGACATTGTTTTTCTGTATTGTAGATGGACAAATACCTGGAGCAAGGTCAGCTAGTGGAACCCTACTTAGAGAGCATAGTTTCACCACTCATGTTAATCATTCGCTCT is drawn from Camelina sativa cultivar DH55 chromosome 1, Cs, whole genome shotgun sequence and contains these coding sequences:
- the LOC104707768 gene encoding tubulin-folding cofactor D-like isoform X1 yields the protein MAAREEESLVVVNGEEDIHDSREKFLLRYFLQEWEIVKSLVDDIVANGRVVDPSSVHNIRSIMDKYLEQGQLVEPYLESIVSPLMLIIRSKTLELEAKPDEVLDIIKPICTIIYSLVTVCGYKSVIRFFPHQVSDLELAVALLDKCHSMTPVSSLRQERTGEMEAKCVTLLWLSILVLVPFDISSVDTSIANDKSFGVDDLAPLVLKILGFCKDYLCTAGPMRRISGLLLSKLLTRPDMRKAFATFFEWTHEVLSSEGDSFVNNFCLLGVMEALAAIFKTASREVLLEALPVVLKDVTMLSKSNAATRSPLLRKYLIKLTQRIGLVCLSHRSPSWLYVAHTASLYENISTSSTQTLVPPDHVVAAVSQPESANDQEDEYMDVPEILEQIIEMLLSGLTDTVRLVGEILLLG
- the LOC104707768 gene encoding tubulin-folding cofactor D-like isoform X2, encoding MAAREEESLVVVNGEEDIHDSREKFLLRYFLQEWEIVKSLVDDIVANGRVVDPSSVHNIRSIMDKYLEQGQLVEPYLESIVSPLMLIIRSKTLELEAKPDEVLDIIKPICTIIYSLVTVCGYKSVIRFFPHQVSDLELAVALLDKCHSMTPVSSLRQERTGEMEAKCVTLLWLSILVLVPFDISSVDTSIANDKSFGVDDLAPLVLKILGFCKDYLCTAGPMRRISGLLLSKLLTRPDMRKAFATFFEWTHEVLSSEGDSFVNNFCLLGVMEALAAIFKTASREVLLEALPVVLKDVTMLSKSNAATRSPLLRKYLIKLTQRIGLVCLSHRSPSWLYVVKTF